The Xenopus tropicalis strain Nigerian chromosome 7, UCB_Xtro_10.0, whole genome shotgun sequence genome includes a region encoding these proteins:
- the LOC101735049 gene encoding uncharacterized protein LOC101735049, producing the protein MTWMNENLHRHIATQFGENTLKLVREYERTARKLADYRNHLRFNLRCRYQGITPCSLRLGSSVKGHRAKVILQKAQKQLLNERVRQTNFSIEVLVHKFDNAKQRLTAKLPVLTLQRVVEFTERAQLAQHAKGKERQINKFTSLLSRTNNTQRTDKSTGRKEDENKTCQNIKDLWVKNLSDRELTEPEKDVLAKGLNFAVAPRYVPVVDFITATESSIHNNKIPVDEAENIRLKVSAALANAKAPPSNLSLQERRALTSLAKDSSVTILPADKGRCTVVLNTSDYHAKVSTLLNDSDTYEQLKRDPTSNYKKKVIDCLQHLEKEKVISPALYRRLYPGEATPCLYGLPKIHKEGAPLRPIVSSINCVTYNIAKYVANILAPLVGNTVHHIQNSMDFVKKVKELKLEIDDTMVSYDVTSLFTCIPTAEAIDTVRKRLKQDTTLSSRTKLTPEQVCSLLDLCLNTTYFKHKDVFYRQKHGCAMGSPVSPIVANLYMEEVEKKALDTFKGTTPSHWFRYVDDTWVKIKEREVPAFTKHINSVDKNITFTREDVKDSKLAFLDCAIVIKEGRDLDIEVYRKPTHTDQYLLFDSHHPLEHKLGVIRTLHHRAETVASNAEAKEKEYKHLKGALKTCGYPDWAFIKTKSKTNRKTRPTNRREEHSRRNNIVIPYVAGTSEKLRRIFNKHRIPVFFKPSNTLRQKLVHPKDPTPKHMKSNVVYAVQCSEECSDLYIGETKQPLCKRMAQHRRANSSGQDSAVYLHLKEKGHSFEDSTVHILDREDRWFERGVKEAIYANLEKPSLNRGGGLRHRLSPT; encoded by the coding sequence atgacctggatgaatgagaatcttcatagacatattgctactcaatttggggagaataccctaaaattggtacgggaatatgagaggacggccagaaaacttgcggattacagaaaccatcttcgttttaacctacgatgccgatatcagggaatcacaccatgcagcctacgtctgggttcttcggttaaaggtcacagggccaaggtgatccttcagaaagcccagaaacaactgttaaatgaacgggtgaggcagactaacttctcaattgaggtcctggttcataaatttgataatgcaaaacagagactgacagcaaaactaccggtgctgacgttgcaaagagtggttgaattcacagagcgggcgcaacttgcacaacatgccaagggcaaggagaggcaaataaacaaattcaccagtttattatcacgtaccaacaacacccagcgaacagacaaatcaacagggaggaaggaagatgaaaacaagacatgccagaacatcaaggatctgtgggtaaagaatttatcagacagggaactcacagaaccagagaaggatgtcttagccaagggactgaactttgcagtggccccacggtatgtaccagtggtagacttcatcacagccacagaatcatccatccacaacaataagataccagtggatgaggctgaaaacatccggttaaaagtatcagcagccctagctaatgctaaagctcccccttccaatctaagtctgcaagagaggagggctctgacatcacttgccaaggactcaagtgtcaccatcctgccagcagataaaggaaggtgtacagtggtactgaatacatcagactaccatgccaaagtgtccacactgctcaacgattcagacacatatgagcaactcaagagagatccaacaagcaactacaagaagaaggttatagactgcttgcagcaccttgagaaggaaaaggtcatcagtccagctttgtaccgtcgcctttacccaggcgaagccactccatgcctatatggactcccaaaaatacacaaagaaggagcccctttgaggccaattgtcagcagcattaactgtgtgacttataacattgctaaatacgtggccaacatcttagcccccttagttggaaacacagtacaccacattcagaactccatggactttgtcaaaaaagtgaaggagttaaagctggagatcgatgatacaatggtgtcctatgacgtaacatctctgttcacatgcatacccactgccgaggcaattgatactgtgaggaaacggctgaaacaagacaccaccctcagcagcagaacaaagctgaccccagaacaagtttgttccttactggacctatgtctcaataccacttacttcaagcacaaggacgttttctatagacaaaaacatggctgtgccatgggttcgcctgtgtctccaattgtagcgaacctttacatggaagaagtggaaaagaaagccctggacaccttcaagggaacaacaccaagtcattggttcagatatgtggatgacacatgggtcaaaattaaagaacgcgaggttccagccttcaccaaacacataaactcggtggacaaaaacatcacgttcacaagggaagatgtgaaagacagcaaactggcttttttggactgtgctatagttatcaaagaggggagggacctggatattgaagtatacaggaaacccacccacacagaccagtacttgctgtttgattcccaccaccctttggaacataaactgggtgtaattaggactctacatcatcgggctgaaactgtggcatccaatgcagaggccaaggagaaagaatataaacatctaaaaggagctctgaaaacttgtgggtacccagactgggccttcatcaaaaccaaatcaaagaccaacagaaagaccagacctacaaacagaagggaggaacacagcaggcgaaacaacatagtcattccatatgttgctggaacatcagaaaaacttaggagaattttcaacaaacatcgcattcctgtgtttttcaaacccagcaacaccctgagacagaagctggtgcacccgaaagacccaacacccaagcacatgaaaagtaatgtggtctatgctgtccagtgtagtgaagagtgctcagacttatacattggggagacaaaacaacctctctgtaagagaatggcccaacataggcgggcaaactcctcaggacaagactcagcggtctatctacacctcaaagaaaaaggtcactcttttgaggacagtaccgtgcatattttggaccgagaggacagatggtttgaaagaggtgtgaaagaggccatttatgccaacctggaaaaaccatccctgaacagaggagggggcctgagacaccgcttgtcaccaaca